The Saccharothrix variisporea genome has a segment encoding these proteins:
- the groL gene encoding chaperonin GroEL (60 kDa chaperone family; promotes refolding of misfolded polypeptides especially under stressful conditions; forms two stacked rings of heptamers to form a barrel-shaped 14mer; ends can be capped by GroES; misfolded proteins enter the barrel where they are refolded when GroES binds) translates to MAKMIAFDEDARRGLERGMNTLADAVKVTLGPKGRNVVLEKKWGAPTITNDGVSIAKEIELEDPWEKIGAELVKEVAKKTDDVAGDGTTTATVLAQALVREGLRNVAAGANPLGLKRGIEQAVEAVTEQLLKTAKEVETKEQIAATASISAGDSTIGELIAEAMDKVGKEGVITVEESNALGLELELTEGMRFDKGYISGYFVTDPERQEAVLEDPYILLYGSKISSVKDLLPLLEKVMQSGKPLLIISEDVEGEALATLVVNKIRGTFKSVAVKAPGFGDRRKAILQDIAILTGGQVITEDVGLKLENADLSLLGKARKVVVTKDETTVVEGAGDAEQIQGRVNQIRAEIEKSDSDYDREKLQERLAKLAGGVAVIKAGAATEVELKERKHRIEDAVRNAKAAVEEGIVAGGGVALLQAAEAAFAGLKLEGDEATGANIVKVAVEAPLKQIAVNAGLEGGVVVEKVKGLPVGHGLNAATGVYEDLLAAGVPDPTKVTRSALQNAASIAALFLTTEAVVADKPEKSSGAPAVPDAGGMDF, encoded by the coding sequence ATGGCCAAGATGATCGCGTTCGACGAGGACGCCCGCCGCGGTCTCGAGCGTGGCATGAACACCCTCGCCGACGCCGTCAAGGTGACGCTGGGCCCGAAGGGCCGCAACGTCGTGCTCGAGAAGAAGTGGGGCGCGCCGACCATCACCAACGACGGCGTCTCGATCGCCAAGGAGATCGAGCTCGAGGACCCGTGGGAGAAGATCGGGGCCGAGCTCGTCAAGGAAGTGGCGAAGAAGACCGACGACGTCGCCGGTGACGGCACGACGACCGCCACGGTGCTCGCCCAGGCGCTGGTCCGCGAGGGCCTGCGCAACGTGGCCGCCGGCGCCAACCCGCTGGGCCTCAAGCGCGGCATCGAGCAGGCCGTCGAGGCCGTGACCGAGCAGCTGCTCAAGACCGCCAAGGAGGTCGAGACCAAGGAGCAGATCGCCGCCACGGCGTCCATCTCCGCGGGCGACTCGACCATCGGCGAGCTGATCGCCGAGGCCATGGACAAGGTCGGCAAGGAAGGCGTCATCACGGTCGAGGAGAGCAACGCGCTCGGCCTCGAGCTCGAGCTGACCGAGGGCATGCGGTTCGACAAGGGCTACATCTCGGGCTACTTCGTCACCGACCCGGAGCGCCAGGAAGCGGTCCTCGAGGACCCGTACATCCTGCTCTACGGCTCCAAGATCTCGTCGGTCAAGGACCTGCTCCCGCTGCTGGAGAAGGTCATGCAGTCCGGCAAGCCGCTGCTGATCATCTCCGAGGACGTCGAGGGCGAGGCCCTGGCGACCCTGGTGGTCAACAAGATCCGCGGCACCTTCAAGTCCGTCGCCGTCAAGGCCCCGGGCTTCGGCGACCGCCGCAAGGCCATCCTGCAGGACATCGCGATCCTGACCGGCGGCCAGGTCATCACCGAGGACGTCGGCCTCAAGCTGGAGAACGCCGACCTGTCCCTGCTGGGCAAGGCCCGCAAGGTCGTCGTGACCAAGGACGAGACCACGGTCGTCGAGGGCGCGGGTGACGCCGAGCAGATCCAGGGCCGCGTCAACCAGATCCGGGCCGAGATCGAGAAGTCGGACTCCGACTACGACCGCGAGAAGCTCCAGGAGCGCCTGGCGAAGCTCGCCGGCGGCGTGGCGGTCATCAAGGCCGGCGCGGCGACCGAGGTCGAGCTGAAGGAGCGCAAGCACCGCATCGAGGACGCGGTCCGCAACGCCAAGGCCGCCGTCGAGGAGGGCATCGTCGCCGGTGGTGGCGTCGCGCTGCTGCAGGCCGCCGAGGCCGCCTTCGCGGGCCTGAAGCTGGAGGGCGACGAGGCCACTGGCGCCAACATCGTCAAGGTCGCCGTCGAGGCTCCGCTCAAGCAGATCGCCGTCAACGCCGGCCTCGAGGGCGGCGTCGTGGTGGAGAAGGTCAAGGGCCTGCCCGTCGGCCACGGCCTCAACGCCGCGACCGGCGTGTACGAGGACCTGCTCGCGGCCGGCGTCCCGGACCCGACCAAGGTCACCCGCTCGGCCCTGCAGAACGCGGCCTCCATCGCCGCGCTGTTCCTGACCACCGAGGCCGTCGTGGCCGACAAGCCGGAGAAGTCCTCCGGTGCGCCGGCCGTGCCGGACGCGGGCGGCATGGACTTCTGA
- a CDS encoding serine/threonine protein kinase — MSEDLSGRRLGHYRIDGVLGRGGMSVTYKATDVRLGRKVALKVIGEHLTADAEFRERFVDEARNTSAIDHANIVPLYDFDEVDGLLYIAMRLVDGQDLASHIKDGPLSPARTLTLLGQVAEALDMLHGKGLVHLDVKPANVLVTTKEAVREHVYLADFGLTRRGATGHRTRTGDFLGSPTYAAPEHLRGEPLDGRTDQYALACMVFACLTGRPPFQGGVQDVIQGHLGQEIPAVTSLVALPPGIDDALRKGTAKDPNQRFGSCQELISAVRTALGGAATVTSPPRRVDAPASAPTPVVGPPSGGMPAQQPPAQGPQGPQGFANQPGYLADPVRLRPPTQMGGASAFTSTKKERPAWVAPVVAGVVAIIAIIIVVLILTPKDEPPRPPASTSSGQSIDVGGNKSSSKPLPTSVPVKTSR; from the coding sequence GTGTCGGAGGACCTGTCTGGGCGACGGCTGGGCCACTACCGGATCGACGGGGTGCTCGGCCGCGGTGGCATGAGCGTGACCTACAAGGCCACGGACGTCCGGCTCGGCCGCAAGGTCGCGCTGAAGGTCATCGGCGAGCACCTGACCGCCGACGCGGAGTTCCGCGAGCGGTTCGTGGACGAGGCCCGCAACACCTCGGCGATCGACCACGCCAACATCGTGCCGCTGTACGACTTCGACGAGGTCGACGGCCTGCTCTACATCGCGATGCGGCTGGTCGACGGCCAGGACCTGGCCTCCCACATCAAGGACGGCCCCCTCTCGCCCGCCCGCACGCTCACGCTGCTCGGCCAGGTCGCCGAAGCGCTGGACATGCTGCACGGCAAGGGCCTGGTCCACCTCGACGTCAAACCGGCGAACGTGCTGGTCACCACCAAGGAAGCCGTGCGCGAGCACGTCTACCTCGCCGACTTCGGCCTGACCCGGCGCGGCGCCACCGGCCACCGCACCCGCACCGGCGACTTCCTCGGCTCCCCGACCTACGCCGCGCCCGAGCACCTGCGCGGAGAACCCCTCGACGGCCGCACCGACCAGTACGCCCTGGCCTGCATGGTGTTCGCCTGCCTGACCGGGCGGCCCCCGTTCCAGGGCGGCGTGCAGGACGTCATCCAGGGCCACCTCGGGCAGGAGATCCCGGCGGTGACCTCGCTGGTCGCCCTGCCGCCGGGCATCGACGACGCCCTGCGCAAGGGCACCGCCAAGGACCCCAACCAGCGCTTCGGGTCGTGCCAGGAGCTGATCTCCGCCGTCCGCACCGCCCTGGGCGGCGCGGCGACCGTGACCAGCCCGCCCCGCCGCGTCGACGCGCCCGCCTCCGCCCCGACCCCGGTCGTCGGACCCCCGTCGGGCGGGATGCCCGCGCAGCAGCCGCCGGCGCAGGGGCCGCAGGGTCCGCAGGGCTTCGCGAACCAGCCCGGCTACCTCGCCGACCCGGTCCGCCTGCGCCCACCGACCCAGATGGGCGGCGCCTCGGCGTTCACCTCGACCAAGAAGGAACGGCCCGCGTGGGTCGCGCCCGTGGTCGCCGGTGTGGTGGCGATCATCGCGATCATCATCGTCGTGCTGATCCTGACGCCCAAGGACGAGCCGCCGCGGCCGCCCGCGTCCACCAGCTCCGGCCAGTCCATCGACGTGGGCGGGAACAAGAGCAGCTCCAAGCCGCTGCCGACGAGCGTTCCGGTCAAGACGTCCCGCTGA
- a CDS encoding cold-shock protein: protein MAVGTVKWFNSEKGYGFIAADGGPDVFVHYSAIQMEGFRTLAEGDRVEFEIQAGRDGRSQAADVRKAS from the coding sequence TTGGCTGTCGGCACGGTCAAGTGGTTCAACTCGGAGAAGGGGTACGGCTTCATCGCCGCCGACGGCGGGCCCGATGTCTTCGTGCACTACTCGGCGATCCAAATGGAAGGCTTCCGCACGTTGGCCGAGGGCGACCGCGTGGAGTTCGAGATCCAGGCGGGCCGGGACGGCCGCAGCCAGGCGGCGGACGTCCGGAAGGCATCGTGA
- a CDS encoding AIM24 family protein: protein MQVRTRHTPTFGVARLVLAPAEPVLVERSSVVATSYGITVDTRGKAPGVKAALCTAGPEGGWVDVAPPLPGDLHVLELDGTVGWCVARNTWLASAVTVALDPAAPPVRALHGGDSGFLSHFRGTGSVVLSCYGTLDVVTLAAGELVTLDAGHVVGFADTLQCRLRALTPDVPQSVRTGDGLVFDFAGPGLVLTRTHSPRGLVTWLRDNGFSVRA, encoded by the coding sequence GTGCAGGTCCGCACGCGACACACACCGACCTTCGGGGTGGCCAGGCTGGTGCTCGCACCCGCCGAGCCGGTGCTCGTCGAACGGTCGTCGGTGGTCGCGACCAGCTACGGCATCACCGTGGACACCAGGGGCAAGGCGCCCGGCGTCAAGGCCGCCCTGTGCACCGCCGGGCCCGAGGGCGGGTGGGTCGACGTCGCGCCCCCGCTGCCCGGTGACCTGCACGTGCTCGAGCTCGACGGCACCGTCGGCTGGTGCGTCGCCCGCAACACGTGGCTCGCGAGCGCGGTCACCGTCGCCCTGGACCCGGCCGCGCCGCCGGTGCGCGCCCTGCACGGCGGCGACAGCGGCTTCCTGTCGCACTTCCGCGGGACCGGCTCGGTCGTGCTCAGCTGCTACGGCACCCTCGACGTGGTCACCCTCGCCGCGGGCGAACTGGTCACCCTCGACGCGGGGCACGTCGTCGGGTTCGCCGACACCCTCCAGTGCCGCCTGCGCGCCCTCACCCCGGACGTGCCGCAATCGGTCCGCACCGGCGACGGGCTCGTGTTCGACTTCGCCGGCCCCGGCCTGGTCCTGACCCGGACGCACAGCCCGCGCGGACTCGTCACTTGGTTGCGCGACAACGGATTCAGCGTGCGCGCATGA
- the glp gene encoding gephyrin-like molybdotransferase Glp: MVVVSKPLTSVADHRARVAGLVGVMPVVDLPVADCLGLVLAADLVAPIPLPPFDNSAMDGYAVRAADLASVPVVLPVADDIPAGKTSLVPLEPGTAQRIMTGAPVPPGADAVVQVEWTDGGTSTVRVDRGVAVGQNVRLAADDVAAGATVLTAGTPLGPAQLGLAAALGFAVLPVRRRPRVLVLSTGSELVSPGTELLPGQIYESNGVMLAAAVREAGGEAELLRFVPDDVAAFHAAVGARLAEFDLLLTSGGVSAGAYEVVKDAFTGRGVEFTKVAMQPGGPQGAGRYQGVAVATLPGNPVSAQVSFEVFVRPALRAALGFAQVERPTALARLSAGLTSPAGRTQFRRGKYDPVSGQVVTPVGGPGSHLLSALAVSDCLIEVPEDVTELAEGAEVLVRFL, translated from the coding sequence ATGGTGGTCGTGTCGAAGCCCTTGACGTCGGTGGCCGACCACCGCGCCCGCGTGGCGGGCCTGGTCGGTGTGATGCCCGTGGTGGACCTGCCCGTCGCGGACTGCCTGGGCCTGGTGCTGGCCGCCGACCTGGTGGCGCCGATCCCGCTGCCGCCGTTCGACAACTCGGCGATGGACGGGTACGCGGTGCGCGCGGCGGACCTCGCCTCGGTGCCGGTGGTGCTTCCCGTGGCCGACGACATCCCGGCCGGGAAGACCTCGCTGGTGCCGCTGGAGCCGGGCACCGCGCAGCGGATCATGACCGGGGCGCCGGTGCCTCCGGGCGCGGACGCCGTGGTGCAGGTCGAGTGGACCGACGGCGGGACGTCGACCGTGCGGGTGGACCGGGGTGTCGCGGTCGGGCAGAACGTGCGGCTGGCGGCCGACGACGTGGCCGCGGGCGCGACCGTGCTGACCGCGGGCACGCCGCTGGGTCCGGCGCAGCTGGGGTTGGCGGCGGCGCTGGGGTTCGCCGTGCTGCCGGTGCGGCGGCGGCCCCGCGTGCTGGTGCTGTCGACCGGGTCGGAGCTGGTGTCGCCGGGGACCGAGCTGCTGCCGGGGCAGATCTACGAGTCCAACGGCGTGATGCTGGCGGCGGCCGTCCGGGAGGCGGGCGGCGAGGCGGAGCTGCTGCGGTTCGTGCCCGACGACGTGGCCGCCTTCCACGCGGCGGTCGGGGCGCGGCTGGCCGAGTTCGACCTGCTGCTGACCTCGGGCGGGGTGAGCGCGGGCGCGTACGAGGTGGTCAAGGACGCCTTCACCGGGCGGGGCGTGGAGTTCACGAAGGTCGCGATGCAGCCGGGCGGGCCGCAGGGCGCGGGCCGCTACCAGGGGGTGGCGGTGGCGACGCTGCCCGGCAACCCGGTGAGCGCGCAGGTGTCGTTCGAGGTGTTCGTCCGGCCCGCGCTGCGGGCGGCGCTGGGGTTCGCGCAGGTCGAGCGGCCGACCGCCCTGGCCCGGCTGAGCGCCGGCCTGACGTCGCCGGCGGGGCGCACCCAGTTCCGGCGCGGCAAGTACGACCCGGTGTCCGGGCAGGTCGTCACGCCCGTGGGCGGGCCGGGGTCGCACCTGCTGTCGGCGCTGGCGGTCAGCGACTGCCTGATCGAGGTGCCCGAGGACGTGACCGAGCTGGCCGAGGGTGCCGAGGTGCTCGTCCGGTTCTTGTGA
- a CDS encoding M48 family metalloprotease yields the protein MARSILAVAMLVGFFVLVLGLTVGLGAVAVIAMTTGHFGVGAIKVAVIAGGIALAVAGAVYKALKQRAEPEGVPLTRAEQPELWRVVDELAVIAGTRAPDDIRLVPEVNAAVWEKAGLLGLRPGPRYLMIGLPLLAGLTVGELRSVLAHELGHYGGGHTKLSALTYRAKNALAHTVDNLGDTMLQRPLAAYARLYARVAASVNRRQELDADAASVAAAGRATAQSALRKILSLDAAWDAYHEDYVSLAPAAERTPQVLAGFRSFLGDPRRSAELVRVADKLLDEQPASVFDSHPPIRERIAVMEALPSPDVPTAEAPAWSLVTGLSELERGMIRDDLGPVADWPEIVQRAGAAHVAHFAGLLVEAGKQSGFAPAGTLDELLTGLEQGRLGVLAPHVLSDSVPPQERDRALVEVVTQLLGAVLLDELVRSGRASFRLDWGGPWRVVLADGTTVDAPEVVAPAVQDPTNVSQVRERVSALCDRALTR from the coding sequence ATGGCGCGCTCGATCCTGGCCGTGGCCATGCTGGTCGGTTTCTTCGTGCTCGTGCTCGGGTTGACGGTGGGGCTGGGCGCGGTCGCCGTGATCGCGATGACCACCGGGCACTTCGGCGTCGGCGCGATCAAGGTCGCCGTGATCGCGGGCGGCATCGCGCTCGCGGTCGCCGGCGCGGTCTACAAGGCGCTCAAGCAGCGCGCGGAGCCCGAGGGCGTGCCGCTGACCCGGGCCGAACAGCCCGAGCTGTGGCGGGTGGTGGACGAGCTGGCGGTGATCGCCGGCACCCGTGCGCCCGACGACATCCGGCTGGTGCCCGAGGTCAACGCGGCGGTGTGGGAGAAGGCGGGCCTGCTGGGGCTGCGGCCCGGTCCGCGGTACCTGATGATCGGCCTGCCGCTGCTGGCCGGGCTGACCGTCGGCGAGCTGCGGTCCGTGCTGGCGCACGAGCTGGGCCACTACGGCGGCGGGCACACCAAGCTGTCGGCGCTGACCTACCGCGCCAAGAACGCCCTGGCGCACACCGTGGACAACCTGGGCGACACGATGCTCCAGCGCCCGCTGGCCGCGTACGCCCGCCTCTACGCGCGGGTCGCGGCGTCGGTGAACCGGCGGCAGGAGCTGGACGCCGACGCCGCCTCGGTGGCCGCGGCGGGCCGGGCGACCGCCCAGTCCGCGCTGCGCAAGATCCTCTCGCTGGACGCGGCTTGGGACGCCTACCACGAGGACTACGTGTCGCTGGCGCCGGCGGCCGAGCGCACGCCGCAGGTGCTGGCCGGGTTCCGGTCCTTCCTGGGCGACCCGAGGCGGTCGGCCGAGCTGGTGCGGGTGGCGGACAAGCTGCTGGACGAGCAGCCGGCGTCGGTGTTCGACAGCCACCCGCCGATCCGGGAGCGGATCGCGGTGATGGAGGCGCTGCCGTCACCGGACGTCCCCACGGCCGAAGCGCCGGCGTGGTCGCTGGTCACGGGCTTGTCGGAGCTGGAGCGGGGCATGATCCGGGACGACCTGGGGCCGGTCGCGGACTGGCCGGAGATCGTGCAGCGCGCGGGCGCGGCGCACGTGGCGCACTTCGCCGGGCTTCTGGTCGAGGCGGGCAAGCAGAGCGGGTTCGCGCCCGCCGGGACGCTCGACGAGTTGCTGACCGGGTTGGAGCAGGGTCGGCTGGGTGTGCTCGCCCCGCACGTGCTCAGCGACTCGGTGCCACCGCAGGAGCGGGACCGCGCTCTGGTCGAGGTCGTGACCCAGTTGCTGGGCGCGGTGCTGCTGGACGAGCTGGTGCGGTCCGGGCGGGCGTCGTTCCGGCTCGACTGGGGCGGGCCGTGGCGGGTCGTGCTGGCGGACGGGACGACCGTGGACGCACCCGAAGTGGTCGCACCGGCCGTTCAAGATCCGACGAACGTGTCGCAGGTGCGCGAACGGGTGAGCGCGTTGTGTGACAGAGCGCTCACGCGCTGA
- a CDS encoding phosphatidylserine decarboxylase has translation MTVERDNNSGAVSHFLDLAKGIVPPMNPAGRPFVLGAAVATLLLRRFSKRAGVVGALLTAWVAWFFREPKRTTPTRPGIAVAPADGTVSHVVEAVPPAELGLGEVPMTRISVFLSVFDVHVQRVPVSGTIKQVSYRPGKFLSADLDKASEDNERNTVWLRSFDGHDVVVVQIAGLVARRIVCHVGEGDKVAVGQTYGLIRFGSRVDLYVPAGSRVLVEAGQKTIGGETVLAELPEG, from the coding sequence ATGACCGTCGAACGCGACAACAACAGTGGTGCCGTTTCCCACTTCCTCGACCTCGCCAAGGGGATCGTCCCCCCGATGAACCCCGCGGGTCGCCCGTTCGTGCTGGGTGCGGCCGTCGCCACCCTCCTGCTGCGCCGCTTCTCCAAGCGCGCGGGTGTCGTCGGCGCCCTGCTGACCGCCTGGGTGGCGTGGTTCTTCCGCGAGCCCAAGCGCACCACGCCCACCCGCCCCGGCATCGCCGTGGCGCCCGCCGACGGGACGGTGTCGCACGTCGTCGAGGCCGTGCCGCCCGCCGAGCTCGGCCTGGGCGAGGTCCCGATGACGCGGATCAGCGTGTTCCTGTCGGTGTTCGACGTGCACGTCCAGCGCGTGCCCGTGTCCGGCACCATCAAGCAGGTGTCCTACCGGCCCGGCAAGTTCCTGTCCGCCGACCTGGACAAGGCCAGCGAGGACAACGAGCGCAACACCGTGTGGCTGCGGTCCTTCGACGGCCACGACGTCGTGGTCGTGCAGATCGCCGGCCTGGTGGCGCGGCGGATCGTGTGCCACGTCGGCGAAGGCGACAAGGTCGCGGTGGGCCAGACCTACGGCCTGATCCGGTTCGGTTCGCGCGTCGACCTCTACGTGCCGGCGGGCAGCCGGGTGCTGGTCGAGGCGGGCCAGAAGACCATCGGCGGCGAGACCGTGCTCGCCGAGCTCCCGGAGGGCTGA
- the pssA gene encoding CDP-diacylglycerol--serine O-phosphatidyltransferase yields MAPSGPGVRLLPNAITVLAMCAGLSAVYFAINGFYGAAIASIAMAAVFDGLDGRIARLLDATSKMGAELDSLADAISFGVAPALVVFVWRFDTSREGWVVALIFAVCMVLRLARFNTLLEVEQPPFAKEFFVGVPAPAGGLLLLLPLILDEQFRRPGWWSEPWVVGLWTVAVALLLVSRIPTLSVKTIKVPPRAVAPLLVGVALLAAAIITFPLVALIAASLLYLAHLPYSVRRYRWLAKHPEAWSVPAADRRAIKRAHGVAARRLGLRQPLGGRVAGAAMRAVRRPRRGVDPARVAAEANGAPGVPGVAAGPGGSGGGKRRGWRQIGLRRHHRS; encoded by the coding sequence ATGGCTCCCAGCGGCCCCGGGGTCCGGCTGCTGCCCAACGCCATCACCGTGTTGGCGATGTGCGCGGGCCTGTCGGCGGTGTACTTCGCCATCAACGGGTTCTACGGCGCGGCCATCGCGTCCATCGCCATGGCGGCGGTGTTCGACGGGCTCGACGGCCGGATCGCCCGCCTGCTGGACGCCACCAGCAAGATGGGCGCCGAGCTGGACTCGCTGGCCGACGCCATCTCCTTCGGCGTCGCGCCCGCGCTGGTCGTCTTCGTGTGGCGGTTCGACACCAGCCGCGAGGGCTGGGTCGTGGCACTGATCTTCGCGGTGTGCATGGTGCTGCGCCTGGCGCGGTTCAACACCCTGCTGGAGGTCGAGCAGCCGCCGTTCGCGAAGGAGTTCTTCGTCGGCGTGCCCGCGCCCGCGGGCGGGTTGCTGCTGCTGCTGCCGCTGATCCTGGACGAGCAGTTCCGCCGGCCGGGGTGGTGGTCGGAGCCGTGGGTGGTCGGGCTGTGGACGGTCGCGGTGGCGTTGCTGCTGGTCAGCCGGATCCCGACGCTGTCGGTGAAGACGATCAAGGTCCCGCCGCGGGCCGTCGCGCCGCTGCTGGTGGGCGTGGCGTTGTTGGCGGCGGCGATCATCACGTTCCCGTTGGTGGCGTTGATCGCGGCTTCGCTGTTGTACCTGGCGCACCTGCCGTACTCGGTGCGGCGGTACCGGTGGTTGGCCAAGCACCCGGAGGCCTGGTCGGTGCCGGCGGCGGACCGGCGGGCGATCAAGCGGGCGCACGGGGTGGCGGCTCGGCGGTTGGGGTTGCGGCAGCCGTTGGGCGGGCGGGTCGCGGGCGCGGCCATGCGGGCTGTGCGGCGGCCTCGTCGGGGGGTTGACCCGGCTCGGGTGGCGGCTGAGGCGAACGGCGCGCCCGGCGTGCCCGGGGTGGCTGCCGGACCGGGCGGCTCGGGCGGCGGGAAGCGCCGGGGCTGGCGGCAGATCGGGCTTCGGCGGCACCACCGGTCCTGA
- a CDS encoding AAA family ATPase gives MITLTARLSPSALDTRRGVVRLHREVLDALGLRAWDAVKLTGARVSAALAAAGDGPPGVVFVDDVTLSNLGVVEGAEVVVAPVEVAGARVVTVAGSRLASTSLTPETLRMALTGKVLTVGDAVSLLPQDLAPPPGVDVSETRRKLSRAIGMTWTNELLTITSVEPAGVVAVQPSTVVGWRDGARTGDPAPPKSVPAPVVVDAVPVADLVGQHDAARRLTEWLEITFQHPELLTRLGAAPRLAALVSGPEGVGKATLVRAVAQGVGAAVVEVAAPSIAVLEANDTVARLNQALASAGSPVVLLLTDVEALLPAADPPPVATVVLDALREAVRRPGFALVVTSAHPEAVDPRLRVPELVDRELVLPLPDGVGRTELLRVLLRDVPLDPDVDLGVVADRTPGFVAADLVALRREAAVRSALRQRDVAEPHVAQQDLLGALETVRPISMSTSDTLRTGGLTLDDVGDMTEVKQALTEAALWPLQYPDSFARLGVAPPRGLLLYGPPGCGKTFLVRALAGSGRLNVLSVKGAELMDKFVGESERAVRELFRRAAEAAPALVFLDEVDALAPRRGQSSDSGVGDRVVAALLTELDGVEPLRDVVVLGATNRPELIDPALLRPGRLERLVYVPPPDAAARAEILRAASRNTPLAADVDLSALAEELDGYSAADCAALVREAALTAMRESLAAAEVTSDHLAKARTAVRPSLDPVQLASLEAYAESRKA, from the coding sequence GTGATCACGTTGACGGCTCGCCTGTCCCCCTCGGCCCTCGACACCCGGCGTGGCGTGGTGCGGTTGCACCGTGAAGTGCTGGACGCCCTGGGGTTGCGGGCCTGGGACGCCGTCAAGCTGACCGGCGCCCGCGTGTCCGCCGCGTTGGCCGCCGCCGGCGACGGGCCGCCCGGGGTGGTGTTCGTGGACGACGTCACCTTGTCCAACCTCGGGGTCGTCGAAGGGGCCGAGGTCGTGGTGGCGCCGGTCGAGGTGGCCGGGGCTCGGGTGGTGACGGTGGCCGGGTCGCGGTTGGCCAGTACGTCGTTGACGCCCGAGACGTTGCGGATGGCGTTGACCGGCAAGGTGCTCACCGTGGGCGACGCCGTCTCGCTGCTGCCCCAAGACCTGGCTCCGCCGCCCGGTGTGGACGTGAGCGAGACGCGGCGGAAGTTGTCCCGCGCGATCGGCATGACGTGGACGAACGAGCTGCTGACCATCACGTCCGTCGAGCCCGCCGGAGTGGTGGCGGTGCAGCCGTCGACGGTCGTGGGATGGCGGGACGGGGCTCGGACGGGTGATCCCGCGCCACCGAAGAGTGTTCCGGCACCAGTGGTGGTGGACGCCGTGCCGGTGGCCGACCTGGTGGGGCAGCACGACGCCGCTCGGCGGCTCACCGAGTGGTTGGAGATCACCTTCCAGCACCCCGAGCTGCTGACGCGGCTGGGCGCGGCACCTCGGCTCGCGGCGCTGGTCAGCGGGCCGGAAGGGGTCGGCAAGGCGACGCTGGTGCGGGCGGTCGCGCAGGGGGTCGGGGCGGCCGTTGTGGAGGTCGCCGCGCCGAGCATCGCGGTGTTGGAGGCCAACGACACGGTGGCGCGGCTGAACCAGGCGTTGGCGTCGGCCGGGTCGCCCGTGGTGTTGCTGCTGACCGACGTCGAGGCGCTGTTGCCGGCCGCGGACCCGCCGCCGGTGGCGACGGTCGTGCTGGACGCGTTGCGGGAGGCGGTTCGGCGGCCGGGGTTCGCGCTGGTCGTGACCAGTGCGCATCCCGAGGCGGTGGACCCCCGGCTGCGGGTGCCCGAGTTGGTGGACCGGGAGTTGGTGCTGCCGCTGCCGGACGGTGTCGGGCGGACCGAGTTGCTGCGGGTGCTGCTGCGGGACGTGCCGCTGGACCCCGACGTGGACCTCGGGGTGGTCGCGGACCGGACGCCCGGGTTCGTCGCGGCGGACCTGGTGGCGTTGCGGCGGGAGGCCGCGGTGCGGTCGGCGTTGCGGCAGCGGGACGTCGCCGAGCCGCACGTGGCGCAGCAGGACCTGTTGGGCGCGTTGGAGACCGTGCGGCCGATCTCGATGTCCACTTCGGACACCCTGCGCACCGGCGGGCTGACGTTGGACGACGTCGGCGACATGACCGAGGTCAAGCAGGCGCTCACCGAGGCGGCGCTGTGGCCGTTGCAGTACCCGGACTCGTTCGCGCGCCTGGGTGTCGCGCCGCCGCGCGGGCTGCTGCTGTACGGGCCGCCGGGGTGCGGGAAGACGTTCCTGGTGCGGGCGCTGGCGGGCAGCGGGCGGTTGAACGTGCTGTCGGTCAAGGGCGCGGAGCTGATGGACAAGTTCGTCGGCGAGTCCGAGCGGGCGGTGCGGGAGCTGTTCCGGCGTGCCGCCGAGGCCGCGCCGGCGCTGGTGTTCCTGGACGAGGTGGACGCGCTGGCGCCGCGCCGGGGCCAGTCGTCGGACTCGGGCGTGGGCGACCGGGTGGTCGCGGCGCTGCTGACCGAACTGGACGGGGTCGAGCCGCTGCGGGACGTCGTGGTGCTGGGCGCGACGAACCGGCCGGAGCTGATCGACCCGGCACTGCTGCGGCCGGGCCGGTTGGAGCGCCTGGTGTACGTGCCACCGCCGGACGCCGCCGCGCGGGCCGAGATCCTGCGCGCGGCGTCGCGGAACACGCCGCTGGCGGCCGATGTCGACTTGTCGGCACTGGCGGAGGAGTTGGACGGGTACTCGGCGGCGGACTGCGCGGCGCTGGTGCGGGAGGCGGCGTTGACCGCGATGCGGGAGTCGCTGGCGGCGGCGGAGGTGACGTCGGACCACCTGGCCAAGGCGCGGACGGCGGTGCGGCCCTCGTTGGACCCGGTGCAGTTGGCGTCGCTGGAGGCTTACGCCGAGTCCCGGAAGGCGTGA